The region CGGAGCAGGCCTCTCACTATGTCTCGACCGTCGGGGTTGGTAAGGTCAACAGTGACGCCTAATTTGCACTGGTTGTTGTCGTTGAACCGCGGAACCATATTGAGGAAATTCGGATCGTCGCTGAGCCCCGGAGAACGGCGTCCCGAGTCCAAATGGCGCCTGCTCTCCACCTTGATGACCTCAGCGCCCATGAAAGCGAGCAACGTGGCGCCGTATGGACACGCCATCTGCGTGCTGAAGTCCAAGATGCGGACCCCGCTCAGAGGGTATATCGACATGGACGTCATCGCCTTCTTCCTTCCTTATATCACGCCGGCCAGTCGCAGCTCGACCATTTCCGTCTTGCTGATGCCCAGGCGCCCTGAATAAACCTCTTCATTGTGCTGGCCCAAAAGAGGCGCGGGCCTCTTGAACGACACCGGCGTCTGAGAAAAATGGTACCCGGCTGTGGGGTACGCGAACTTACCCGCGACTGGATGTTGAACGTCGGCCATGAAGCCCTGGACGCGCGTCTGCGCTGAGTTGATCGCTTCACCGATCGTGTACACGGGGCCAACCGCGCAGTCGTGGGCCTGAGCCTGGTGGTACACCTCGTCCTTGGTGTGGGTCTTGAGCCATTCAATGACCAGGCCGTTGACTTCCTTCTTTAGCGCGACTCTGCTTTCGGCGTTCTTGTAGCGTTCCTCCTGAGTCCACGCCGGCCTCCCCATGATCTCCACGAGTCCCTCCCACATGCGCGCCTCGAAGGCCATGACCACCGCGAACCCGTCCTTGCACGGCATGAGGCCACCGATAGGGAGCTCACGCACTGACCGTGTCTCTACAAAGTCCTCGTTCGGGTACCGCGCCAGCACAACCCGGCTCAGAGCCATCAGCGCTTCCTGCTTGGAGATATCAATGTGCTGCCCTGACCCGATGGCGTCCCGTCCATACAGAGCGCATGCAGCGGCGATTGCGGCCGTGAGACCGGCGACGTACTCTCCAAAGTACCCAGCAATCTTGATGGGTTCTCTGTCCGGGTACGTCGCGTAGCCCAGGCCGCCGGGAAGAGTGTACCCTTCGCCTCCCGCATGGAACGTATTCAACGGATATGCCTTGTAGTTCTTGTACGGGCCTGATTGCCCGAATGGAGTGATGGACACCATAATCAACCGGGGATTGATGGCCCGCAGCGTCTCGTATCCAAGTCCCGCCTTGTCGAGTTCTCCCGGCTCACGGTCTTCAATCAGAACATCCGCGTTCTTCAGCAGTTGCAGCAGTATGTCCTTGCCTGACACTGTGTTGCAGTTGAGCGTCACGCCGCGCTTGTTGGTGTTCGCGTAGAGGAACAGCCCGCTTTGCTCGCTGTTCGGTATATCGCCCAGGAACGGGCCTCTGGACCGCGCCCTGTCCCCGACCAGCGGCGGCTCGACTTTGACGACATCGGCGCCCAGGTCGGCCAATAGCTTGCCGCAGTAGGGCGCCGCCGCGAGTTCACCTATTTCGACAACGTTAACGCTTTCGAAAACGTTCTTGCTCATGTCACAGTCCCCTTTTTATGCATGACTTGCTACAATGCCGTATGGCGGCTCATCACCCAAAAGGCGCAGGTCCTTCTCCCGCATGGCTAGACGGAGTAGTACGCTCCCCCATTGATTTGAATGGACTGGCCGGTGATGTAAGCGGCGTCGTCCGAAGCCAGGAAGCCCACCAGCTTGGCCAATTCCCACGGCTCCCCGCGTCGTCCAACCGGGATGCCGGTTTCCAGCGGGCTTCCCGAAACGCGCCCGCCACCATCAATCGCTGCTGTTGAAACGGTGGGAGATTTGCCTCCGGCGAAGGGCTCGGCGTTCCGAAGGCCTTCGTGCCACACAATGGGCCGCGTTGTGTTGAACGGACCGGGGACGACGCAGTTGACCGTGATGCCATAGCGGGAAAACTCTGACGCCTGCGCTCTTGTCAGACCGGAGATGCCTGACTTGGCGGCCACGCAATGCGCCCTCTCTGTCTTGCCGTAATAGGCGTCACGTCCCGAGATGTGGATGATGCGTCCCCAGCGCCTTTTTATCATGTCCGGCAGGGTCAGTTTCGTCGTACGGAAGCACCCGCCAAGGTTGACCGCCAGGACGAGGTTCCATTCTTCTTCCGATATGTCCAGGAACGGCGTGGGCGGGCGAATGCCAACCATGTTGACTACGATGTCCACGCGCCCAAATGCTTCATTGGCGCTCTTGACGATCCGCTCGACATCCGACATGGAACCCACATCGCCGATCGCGGCCATCGCCCTGACGCCTTTCGCACGACACTCAGCCACCACGCTCTCAATCTCGGCCTTGTTCGTGCGGGCATTGACCACTACGTCAGCGCCTAGTGAGGCCAGCTCCAACGCCGTAGCTTTGCCCATGTTCCGGCCCGCGCCTGTTACCAAGGCAACCTTGCCTTTTAGTCTCACGGAAACCCCTCTCACTGGTTCTTTCCTCTGCCCTGCATACCCATTTATATCTAACGGAGTCTTGGGTCCAGAACGTCCCGCAGGCTGTCGCCCAGAAGGTTGAATCCAAATACGGCCAGGCTAAGGGCGACCCCAGGATATATCGCCATCCACGGCGCCACCTCCATGTATTCCCGTCCCGCGCCGGCCAGCATGCCTCCCCAGGACGGAGTTGGAGGGGGAGTGCCCACGCCAAGAAAGCTCAAAGAAGCCTCTACAATGACAGCCGCACCCAGCGCACCCGTGGCGTACACGATGTACGGAGCGACGCAGTTGGGAACAACATGCAAAAACACGACGCGCAGCGGGCCAGCGCCAACTGCTCTGGCAGCCTCAATGTACTCCCTTTCTCTGACAGATATCGCGGCGGAGCGCACGATGCGGGCTGAGCGCGGCATCTGAACAGTCCCTATGGCGAGCACCACGTTGCCCACCGATGGTCCCAGTACCGACACCATCCCGAGAGCCAAGACCAGGGTAGGAAACGCCATGATCACATCCACGAGCGAACGCTGCACGATCATGTCGAACCGGCCCCCAATATAGCCGCTCAGGACACCCAGGATGGCGCCCGCACTCGTGCCAAGGCCTACCGACAGCAATGCGACGTAGAGCGAGATGCGCGCGCCGAAGATGACTCTGCTCAGCACATCACGGCCAAAGTTGTCCGTGCCGAACGGGTATGTGACGCCCGGAGCTGTCAGAGGAGTCGCATAATTCATGGCGATGGGGTCATAAGGAGCGACTATCTGAGCCCCCAGCGCAAGCAAGACCATCAGGCAGATTAGCAAACCTCCGATGGCGCCCAGGGGCTTGCGTCTGCAAAAGCGAACCAAAGAGGCGGCCACGCCGGAATAGCCGCCTGTGCCCGCGGCTATCACGCGGGTCCCGACGGACGCGGTCCGAGCCATGCTCTCTCCCCATCTAGCCTGGGCCAGCTTGATCAGCTAAAGCGGATACGAGGATCCAACCACCCGTATGTGATATCAACGAGGAGGTTGACGACCATAACGATAAGGGTCAGGACGAGCATGAAGGTTTGTATGACGGGATAGTCCCGCTGCTGAATCGCCCCGACAAGAGCCAATCCCATCCCTGGCAGCATGAAGATAGACTCCGCCACAACAGACCCTTCCAATGCCACGGCTATTTGAATGCCCGCCAGCGTAACAACGGGAAGCATCATGTTCTTCAAGGCATGGCGAATCACTACGGCGCGTTCTTTGAGGCCTTTGGACCACGCGGTGCGGATGTAGTCCTGGCGCAACACCTCGAGCATCGTGGCGCGCGTCATCCGGGCCAGATACGCTGACAGGAAATAGCCCACGGCCAGCGCCGGCCATATGACCTGCTGAAGATTGACCAACGGGTTTTCAAACAGTCCTGTATATCCCATTGGAGGAAACCAGTTGAACCATACGACAAGGGAAAAGAGTATCAACGTCCCCGTCCAGAAGGATGGCATGGTCAGGCCGAAGACGCTCACAATACGCAACAACTGGTCAACGAGCGTGTCCTGACGAAGCGCGCATATTACTCCTGTGGGAATCGCGATGAGTATAGACATCAGTACGGTCAGAACGGCAAGCTCAAAGGTCACGGGGAACCGCAGCTTGATCTCATCAACGATTGGCCGACCAGAGTGCCAGGAGTGTCCGAGGTCCAGACGAACAATACGCCACAGCCACTCCACATACTGGATGTGCAGGGGTTGGTCCAAGTTTAGTTCCGCTCGGACTCTGGCCATGTCCGCCAGCGTGCCAGCGCCCTGCCCGCCTCCGGTAACGATTGCCATAGCGGCATCTCCAGGCATCACGCGCATGATGACAAATGTCAACACGGTGACACCGAGGAGCACAGGCACCGTCAAGAGCAACCGCTTTATGACATAGGCGCGCATGTTCCCACTCTGCCGTCCACTTCTCTTGTTTTGACGCCTTACTCAGGCGTCTTCCACGCATCCTCATAGCGCTGACTATCAAGCTGCCCCGCGTTTTGAAGATGCAGGTTGCGCACGCGGTTCCATGCCGCGCGATAGCCGTCCGGATGCACCAGCACCACACCGTAGACTTGCTCGACCGACAGGTACCGATCAAGAGCCGCGGACTTCTTCCTCGCCTCAGCCATATCCACGGTCTGCGCGACTTGGTCAAACATCGCATCCAACCTGGCATCGGAGAGCTGGCTGAATATCTGACCCGAGCTGACGTAGTACTCCGCGACATCGTCAGGGTGCCCTGTGGGCATGGATAGGAGTCCGAAGTAGGCCGGGAACTCTCGCTTGGAGCCCGATTCCCAGTAAGGCACTTGGGCCAATACGCGCAGGGTGGCGCGTATACCTAGCTTTCGCAGCTCGTTCTGGAACCACACGGCCGCGCTCTGGTCCTCTTGCCTCACTGCCATGACAACGTCTGTGCCCGCAGCATATCCAGCGTCGGCCACAAGCTGCTTTGCCCTTGCCGCGTCCTGGTCCTTCGGCTGGCGAAAACCAGGCATGGCGAGGACTTCTTCCTGAGGCATGGACCACGGGTTCGGATAGAAGGCGCCGCCGATGACTCCCACGCCGTCCGCCAGTAACTTCAGGGCTGCCTGCCGGTCAGTCGCAAGGTGCACGGCCTGTCGCACACGGAGGTCATCAAACGGCTTCTTAGCTGGATTGAAGCGAACGGTGTATTGAAGTGCGGTTTTGATCTGGTAGATGCTCACCTTGCCAGCAAGCTGGCTTTGTACAATCTGCAACTCCGCGGGGGTCAGGTAAGTACCTCCGCCAACGGACGTGATATCTACTCGTCCCGCTCTAAAGGCGGCAAATTGGGTGGCCCTGTCGGGAATGATGTAATACGTGATGCCATCCAGATAAGGCAGCTCCTTTATCCGGTACTGCGGATTCCTTTCAAGCACGACCGAAACGCCGTGCTTCCACTCCTTCAGCTTGAACGGACCTGTTCCCACTGCCTGTGTATCAAGAACCCTGTCGGTATATTTCCCATCCGCGTCTTTCATCAAATGAGCGGGGGGAATTCCCTGACGCGACTCGCTGATGTGCAGCAGAAACACCGAGTCGGGCCTGGCGAGTGTTACCCGCACGGTGTACGGATCAACCACGTCTACCTTTGTAATAGAGCGATAGTAGGCGGTGAGGGCTATCCGGGTAACAGGCGGGTCCGCCTTGATCCGCAGGAAAAACGCTACGTCCTCAGCGGTGAAAGACTTTCCATCCTGCCACCGCACGTCCTTGCGCAGCCGGAACGTGTACTGCAACCCGTCAGGGCTGGCTTCCCAGGACTCCGCCAGGTCAGGGATTATCTTGTCCCACGGCGCCGTGGGGTCGCGCCGCAGAAGATATTCGTAGATCGGAAAAATCACGTGGTGCGTGGTGATGCTCGAGTCTTTAACCGCATTCAAGCTGGGCGGCTCTCCACGTTGCGCGATAGTCAGCATGCCGCCGTAGACCGGTTTCTCTCCTGGCCGGACCGAGGGCACCGGTGTTGCCACAGATGTGGGAGTTGGCACGACAACGGGTCGAGGGGTGCTCACCGACGGCACGGACGTCGCCGTCGCACTGGCGCTTGGCTGCGCCGGGGCTGACGTCGGCGCCGCACTTGGCGTCACCGCCACAGGAACAGCGGGAGCGCATGCCACTCCCACCAGCAGAAGTGCTGCCACTATACTGTTGCCTCTCAGAGCCTTAAGCCTATGCATATCCGTTCTCCCTTGCGCACTCTGCCAGGCCGTATCCTTCACATTGACGCCTTACTCAGGCGTCTTCCACGCATCCTCATAACGCTGACTGTCGAGCTGCCCCGCGTTTTGAAGATGCAGGTTGCGCACGCGGTTCCATG is a window of Dehalococcoidia bacterium DNA encoding:
- a CDS encoding CoA transferase translates to MSKNVFESVNVVEIGELAAAPYCGKLLADLGADVVKVEPPLVGDRARSRGPFLGDIPNSEQSGLFLYANTNKRGVTLNCNTVSGKDILLQLLKNADVLIEDREPGELDKAGLGYETLRAINPRLIMVSITPFGQSGPYKNYKAYPLNTFHAGGEGYTLPGGLGYATYPDREPIKIAGYFGEYVAGLTAAIAAACALYGRDAIGSGQHIDISKQEALMALSRVVLARYPNEDFVETRSVRELPIGGLMPCKDGFAVVMAFEARMWEGLVEIMGRPAWTQEERYKNAESRVALKKEVNGLVIEWLKTHTKDEVYHQAQAHDCAVGPVYTIGEAINSAQTRVQGFMADVQHPVAGKFAYPTAGYHFSQTPVSFKRPAPLLGQHNEEVYSGRLGISKTEMVELRLAGVI
- a CDS encoding SDR family oxidoreductase: MRLKGKVALVTGAGRNMGKATALELASLGADVVVNARTNKAEIESVVAECRAKGVRAMAAIGDVGSMSDVERIVKSANEAFGRVDIVVNMVGIRPPTPFLDISEEEWNLVLAVNLGGCFRTTKLTLPDMIKRRWGRIIHISGRDAYYGKTERAHCVAAKSGISGLTRAQASEFSRYGITVNCVVPGPFNTTRPIVWHEGLRNAEPFAGGKSPTVSTAAIDGGGRVSGSPLETGIPVGRRGEPWELAKLVGFLASDDAAYITGQSIQINGGAYYSV
- a CDS encoding ABC transporter permease, whose amino-acid sequence is MARTASVGTRVIAAGTGGYSGVAASLVRFCRRKPLGAIGGLLICLMVLLALGAQIVAPYDPIAMNYATPLTAPGVTYPFGTDNFGRDVLSRVIFGARISLYVALLSVGLGTSAGAILGVLSGYIGGRFDMIVQRSLVDVIMAFPTLVLALGMVSVLGPSVGNVVLAIGTVQMPRSARIVRSAAISVREREYIEAARAVGAGPLRVVFLHVVPNCVAPYIVYATGALGAAVIVEASLSFLGVGTPPPTPSWGGMLAGAGREYMEVAPWMAIYPGVALSLAVFGFNLLGDSLRDVLDPRLR
- a CDS encoding ABC transporter permease; its protein translation is MRAYVIKRLLLTVPVLLGVTVLTFVIMRVMPGDAAMAIVTGGGQGAGTLADMARVRAELNLDQPLHIQYVEWLWRIVRLDLGHSWHSGRPIVDEIKLRFPVTFELAVLTVLMSILIAIPTGVICALRQDTLVDQLLRIVSVFGLTMPSFWTGTLILFSLVVWFNWFPPMGYTGLFENPLVNLQQVIWPALAVGYFLSAYLARMTRATMLEVLRQDYIRTAWSKGLKERAVVIRHALKNMMLPVVTLAGIQIAVALEGSVVAESIFMLPGMGLALVGAIQQRDYPVIQTFMLVLTLIVMVVNLLVDITYGWLDPRIRFS
- a CDS encoding ABC transporter substrate-binding protein, with the translated sequence MLTIAQRGEPPSLNAVKDSSITTHHVIFPIYEYLLRRDPTAPWDKIIPDLAESWEASPDGLQYTFRLRKDVRWQDGKSFTAEDVAFFLRIKADPPVTRIALTAYYRSITKVDVVDPYTVRVTLARPDSVFLLHISESRQGIPPAHLMKDADGKYTDRVLDTQAVGTGPFKLKEWKHGVSVVLERNPQYRIKELPYLDGITYYIIPDRATQFAAFRAGRVDITSVGGGTYLTPAELQIVQSQLAGKVSIYQIKTALQYTVRFNPAKKPFDDLRVRQAVHLATDRQAALKLLADGVGVIGGAFYPNPWSMPQEEVLAMPGFRQPKDQDAARAKQLVADAGYAAGTDVVMAVRQEDQSAAVWFQNELRKLGIRATLRVLAQVPYWESGSKREFPAYFGLLSMPTGHPDDVAEYYVSSGQIFSQLSDARLDAMFDQVAQTVDMAEARKKSAALDRYLSVEQVYGVVLVHPDGYRAAWNRVRNLHLQNAGQLDSQRYEDAWKTPE